The sequence TTGGCAACCGTAATTTCCTGGTCCGTTACCGTAACCTTGAGACGAGAGCCGCGGAACATGATTTTAAAAGAATACGAGGTCCAATGTCCCGGATTGGACGGTTTCAGCACAAGCCGGCCGTCCAGCACCCGGAGTCCCCCGAAACCATGCACAATCGACATCCAGGTACCCGCCATGCTGGTAGTGTGGCAGCCGTCCTCGGTATCATTGTTATAGTTATCGAGATCGAGCCTCGAGGTCCGCAAGTACATTTCGTAAGCTTTTTCCTTGTATCCCAATTCACATGCGAGAATCGCATGGATGCAGGGAGAGAGGGAGGACTCGTGTACGGTGATTGGCTCGTAAAAGTCGTAGTTCCGTTTTTTCGTCGCCAGGTCGTAGCGGTCGTTCAGGAAGTACAGCCCTTGCAGCACATCGGCCTGCTTGATATAGCAGGAGCGCAAAATGCGGTCCCAGGACCATTTCTGGTTCAGGGGCAGATGCTCAGGCGCAAGCTCCTTGACCGGAATGATCTGCTTGTCGAGGAAGCCGTCCTGCTGCAGGAAGATGCCTTTTTCCTCGTCCAACGGGTAGTGCATTTTAGCGATAATGTCCTGCCATTTATCTGTTTCACTTTCCAGAAGACCCAGCTTGTCGGTTAGCTCGGCATAACGCGTGTCTTCGTGTTCCCGCAAATAAGCGAGCGCTTCCAGCGTATACTCCATGGTCCAAGCGGCGATCCGGTTCGTGTACCAGTTGTTATTCACATTGTTCTCATACTCGTTCGGTCCGGTAACGCCGAGCATGACGTATTTGTCTTTATGCGGCACGTAGTGCACGCGCTCTTCCCAGAAACGGGAGATTTCTACCAGCACCTCCAGGCCGTATTGCCCCAGATACGACTTGTCGCCGGTGTAATTCACATAGTTGTAGATGGCGTGGGCGATAGCCCCGTTCCGGTGGATTTCCTCAAAAGTAATTTCCCATTCATTATGGCATTCCTCGCCGTTCATCGTCACCATCGGATACAGCGCGCCTTTGGCGAAGCCGAGTTTACGGGCATTCTCCTTGGCCTTCTCCAGATGCTTGTAGCGGTAAATCAGCAGGTTGCGGGCAATGGAGGAATCCGCGGTGCTGAGATAGAAAGGCACGCAGTAGGCTTCCGTGTCCCAGTAGGTGCTGCCGCCGTATTTTTCACCGGTGAAGCCTTTGGGCCCGATGTTCAGCCGGTCGTCCTCGCCGGTATAGGTCTGGTTCAATTGAAAAATATTAAAGCGGATCGCCTGCTGGGCA is a genomic window of Paenibacillus durus ATCC 35681 containing:
- a CDS encoding glycoside hydrolase family 65 protein; the protein is MKQYLKIDEWSIIEESFDPQTQEISESVFSLGNGYMGERANFEEKYSGPSLQGSYMAGVYYPDKTRVGWWKNGYPEYFAKVLNSTNWIGIDIEIDGAPLDLAASTVSEFRRVLNMKEGTLSRSFTAALEDGKEVKVESIRFVSMTRREIGAIRYSVTPLNFSGTITVAPYLDGDIKNKDSNYDEKFWNEVEKNYFPGGGYLTLKTKKLDFHVTTAMAYDIAVSGKQLEAEAEPVLHEKYVGNIVQVPVKEGEQVVIYKYAASVTSRNYGLGQLVDAAQNALQSAREAGFVALLTEQSEAWKDKWKESDIIIEGDPSAQQAIRFNIFQLNQTYTGEDDRLNIGPKGFTGEKYGGSTYWDTEAYCVPFYLSTADSSIARNLLIYRYKHLEKAKENARKLGFAKGALYPMVTMNGEECHNEWEITFEEIHRNGAIAHAIYNYVNYTGDKSYLGQYGLEVLVEISRFWEERVHYVPHKDKYVMLGVTGPNEYENNVNNNWYTNRIAAWTMEYTLEALAYLREHEDTRYAELTDKLGLLESETDKWQDIIAKMHYPLDEEKGIFLQQDGFLDKQIIPVKELAPEHLPLNQKWSWDRILRSCYIKQADVLQGLYFLNDRYDLATKKRNYDFYEPITVHESSLSPCIHAILACELGYKEKAYEMYLRTSRLDLDNYNNDTEDGCHTTSMAGTWMSIVHGFGGLRVLDGRLVLKPSNPGHWTSYSFKIMFRGSRLKVTVTDQEITVANETEIPAAITIYDKEYTVGGLGTVTSQGVPAII